From the genome of Streptomyces sp. NBC_01341, one region includes:
- the murQ gene encoding N-acetylmuramic acid 6-phosphate etherase, with protein MTSTTDANAAADGYGELRAQLATLTTEAYRPELAEIDQLPTQEIARIMNGEDTTVPAAVAEKLPQIAAAIDATAERMGRGGRLIYAGAGTAGRLGVLDASECPPTFNTDPSEVIGLIAGGPSAMVKAVEGAEDSKELAAADLDALGLTADDTVVGISASGRTPYAIGAVEHARGKGALTLGLSCNADSALAAAAEHGLEIVVGPELLTGSTRLKAGTAQKLVLNMLSTITMIRLGKTYGNLMVDVRASNEKLRARSRRIVSLATGASDEEIEAALAATDGEVKNAILTILGDVDGPTAGTLLAESDGHLRAALAAVRTT; from the coding sequence ATGACCTCCACCACCGACGCGAACGCCGCCGCCGACGGCTACGGCGAGCTGCGCGCCCAGCTCGCCACCCTCACCACCGAGGCCTACCGCCCGGAGCTCGCCGAGATCGACCAGCTCCCGACGCAGGAGATAGCCCGCATCATGAACGGCGAGGACACCACCGTCCCCGCCGCCGTCGCCGAGAAGCTCCCGCAGATCGCCGCCGCGATCGACGCCACCGCCGAGCGCATGGGGCGCGGCGGCCGGCTGATCTACGCGGGCGCCGGCACCGCGGGCCGCCTCGGTGTGCTCGACGCCAGCGAGTGCCCGCCCACCTTCAACACCGACCCGTCCGAGGTCATCGGCCTGATCGCGGGCGGCCCCTCCGCCATGGTCAAGGCCGTCGAGGGTGCCGAGGACAGCAAGGAACTTGCCGCCGCCGACCTCGACGCACTGGGCCTCACCGCCGACGACACGGTGGTCGGGATCTCCGCGTCCGGCCGCACGCCCTACGCCATCGGCGCCGTCGAGCACGCCCGCGGCAAGGGGGCTCTCACCCTCGGCCTCTCCTGCAACGCGGACTCGGCGCTCGCCGCGGCCGCCGAGCACGGCCTGGAGATCGTCGTCGGCCCCGAACTGCTCACCGGCTCCACCCGCCTCAAGGCGGGCACCGCGCAGAAGCTCGTCCTCAACATGCTCTCGACCATCACGATGATCCGGCTCGGCAAGACGTACGGGAATCTGATGGTCGACGTACGCGCGTCGAACGAGAAGCTGCGCGCCCGCTCCCGACGGATCGTCTCCCTGGCCACCGGCGCCTCCGACGAGGAGATCGAGGCGGCGCTCGCCGCCACCGACGGCGAGGTGAAGAACGCCATCCTCACCATCCTCGGCGACGTCGACGGCCCCACCGCCGGCACGCTCCTGGCCGAGTCCGACGGCCACCTCCGCGCCGCCCTCGCGGCCGTCCGCACCACCTGA